A genomic region of Nisaea sediminum contains the following coding sequences:
- a CDS encoding SDR family NAD(P)-dependent oxidoreductase has product MEHQAFAAGNVALVTGAALGIGRAAALKFARMGLRVCMVDLPSDDLDASFEEVSSAASDEVAAVPADVSDLKAMEGLRDSVGRHFGGVDILMNNAASRAGRGFDADLADWRRLVEVNLWGVIHGVKCFLPGMGAGGKPGVIVNVGSKQGITNPPGHPVYNLSKAAVKSYTESLAHELRTNGPTSVTAHLLVPGWTTTGKNEHKPGAWLPEQVVDYMLKGIDAGSFYIICPDGEVSEAEDRRRILWGAGDITEDRPALSRWHPDWKAAFETFEV; this is encoded by the coding sequence ATGGAACATCAGGCATTCGCCGCTGGAAATGTCGCGCTGGTGACTGGCGCCGCCCTCGGGATCGGCCGCGCCGCGGCGCTGAAATTCGCCCGGATGGGTCTCCGGGTCTGCATGGTGGACCTGCCGTCCGACGATCTGGATGCGAGCTTCGAGGAAGTCAGTTCGGCCGCGTCGGACGAGGTCGCGGCGGTCCCGGCCGATGTCTCGGATCTGAAGGCGATGGAGGGCCTCCGGGACTCGGTCGGACGCCATTTCGGAGGTGTCGACATCCTCATGAACAACGCCGCCTCGCGCGCCGGGCGCGGCTTCGACGCTGATCTCGCGGATTGGCGCCGGCTGGTGGAGGTCAATCTCTGGGGCGTGATCCACGGCGTGAAATGCTTCCTGCCAGGAATGGGCGCGGGCGGAAAACCGGGCGTGATCGTGAATGTCGGTTCCAAGCAGGGCATCACCAACCCGCCGGGCCACCCGGTCTACAATCTCAGCAAGGCGGCGGTGAAATCCTACACCGAGAGCCTTGCGCACGAGCTCCGGACCAACGGCCCAACCTCGGTGACGGCGCATCTCCTGGTGCCCGGCTGGACCACCACCGGCAAGAACGAGCACAAGCCCGGCGCCTGGCTGCCGGAGCAGGTCGTGGATTACATGCTGAAAGGCATCGATGCCGGAAGCTTCTACATCATCTGCCCGGACGGCGAGGTCTCGGAGGCGGAGGACCGGCGACGCATTCTCTGGGGCGCGGGCGACATCACCGAAGACCGCCCCGCCCTCTCCCGCTGGCATCCGGACTGGAAGGCGGCCTTCGAGACTTTCGAAGTCTAG
- a CDS encoding long-chain-fatty-acid--CoA ligase, whose product MLPGNMMDRPLTVPSILDFAAEIHGDASVVSARVEGDVHRYSYADAHRRVSRLANALKELGIGDGDRVATLAWNGYRHFELYYAISGIGAVCHTINPRLFEDQILYIVGHAADRILFLETSFLPLVEKLADRLPKDLRYVVLCAREDLPETGLDVLVYEELLSGQPDSIVWPELDERQASGLCYTSGTTGNPKGVLYSHRSTLIHTMGLLAVAEKIGLRPERSLLPVVPLFHVNAWGLPFAAPLVGTNFILPGPRLDGPGLFAFMDGEKVNTSWGVPTVWFGLLAEMRKQGRKPDGFENVLIGGSAAPKPMIEEFERDFGVNVIHGWGMTEMSPVGAVGAFTPRHRALPEAERMHLKTAQGRRMFGVEFKIVDADGNRLPHDGVAFGELHVRGAAIMNAYFNDEEASEGAFDEEGWLKTGDVARIDPEGFLFLVDRTKDVIKSGGEWISSIDLESAALAHPAIAECAVIAAAHPKWGERPLLVAVLKEGARLTAAEMKEFLADKVAKLWLPDDVVFVDELPHTATGKLSKRELRERFRDYELPGI is encoded by the coding sequence ATGCTGCCAGGGAACATGATGGACCGTCCGCTGACGGTTCCGAGTATCCTCGATTTTGCCGCGGAGATTCACGGTGACGCGTCCGTCGTCTCGGCGCGGGTCGAGGGGGACGTGCATCGCTACAGCTATGCCGACGCGCACCGGCGGGTGAGCCGCCTCGCCAATGCATTGAAGGAGCTCGGGATCGGCGACGGCGACCGGGTGGCGACGCTGGCCTGGAACGGCTACCGGCATTTCGAGCTCTATTACGCGATCTCCGGCATCGGCGCCGTCTGTCACACCATCAACCCGCGTCTGTTCGAGGATCAGATTCTCTATATCGTCGGTCATGCGGCGGACCGGATCCTGTTCCTGGAGACGAGCTTCCTGCCGCTGGTCGAGAAGCTGGCGGACCGGTTGCCGAAGGATCTCCGCTACGTCGTTCTCTGCGCGCGGGAGGATCTGCCGGAGACCGGGCTCGATGTCCTTGTCTACGAGGAACTTCTGAGCGGGCAGCCGGACAGCATCGTCTGGCCGGAACTGGACGAGCGGCAGGCCTCGGGCCTTTGCTACACCTCGGGGACTACGGGCAATCCGAAGGGCGTGCTCTATTCGCACCGTTCCACTCTGATCCACACCATGGGGCTTCTCGCGGTGGCGGAGAAGATCGGGCTCCGGCCCGAACGGTCCCTGCTGCCGGTGGTGCCGCTCTTCCATGTGAATGCCTGGGGGCTGCCCTTCGCGGCGCCCCTGGTCGGGACGAACTTCATCCTGCCGGGGCCGCGGCTCGACGGGCCCGGACTCTTCGCCTTCATGGACGGGGAAAAGGTCAATACCAGCTGGGGCGTGCCCACGGTCTGGTTCGGGTTGCTCGCGGAGATGCGCAAACAGGGCCGCAAACCGGATGGTTTCGAGAACGTGCTGATCGGCGGCTCTGCCGCGCCGAAGCCGATGATCGAGGAATTCGAACGCGATTTCGGCGTCAACGTCATCCACGGCTGGGGCATGACGGAGATGAGCCCGGTCGGCGCTGTGGGGGCCTTTACGCCACGTCACCGTGCTCTGCCCGAGGCGGAGCGCATGCATCTGAAGACCGCGCAAGGCCGGCGGATGTTCGGGGTCGAGTTCAAGATCGTCGATGCCGACGGCAACCGGCTGCCTCATGACGGGGTCGCTTTCGGCGAGCTGCATGTCCGGGGCGCCGCGATCATGAACGCCTATTTCAACGACGAGGAAGCTTCCGAGGGAGCTTTTGACGAGGAGGGTTGGCTCAAGACTGGGGACGTCGCCCGGATCGATCCGGAGGGCTTCCTGTTCCTCGTCGACCGGACCAAGGACGTCATCAAGTCCGGCGGCGAATGGATCAGCTCGATCGATCTCGAGAGCGCTGCGCTGGCCCATCCGGCGATCGCCGAATGTGCGGTGATCGCGGCGGCGCATCCGAAATGGGGCGAGCGGCCGCTGCTGGTCGCCGTGCTGAAGGAGGGTGCCCGGCTGACGGCGGCGGAGATGAAAGAATTTCTCGCGGATAAGGTCGCGAAACTCTGGCTGCCGGACGATGTCGTCTTCGTCGACGAATTGCCGCACACCGCGACCGGAAAGCTCTCGAAGCGGGAGCTTCGGGAGCGGTTCAGGGATTATGAACTGCCCGGTATCTAG
- a CDS encoding cation:proton antiporter domain-containing protein produces the protein MESLSIPIDYRDPAWIAVAFLSGLLVRQINLPPMVGFLMAGFVLHLLGAENDAFLLAVADTGVLLLLFTIGLKLRLESLARPEIWATTGLHMASSVALLVCSVLALGWAGLLLFDDVDFSSALILAFALSFSSTVFAVKMLEDRGTMMSRYGQVAIGILIMQDIAAVIFLAASAGKLPSIWALGLLALIPARHLLGHLMDRSGHGELLAVFGFAIALSGAALFDLVGLKEDLGALVAGVLLAHHPKAKHLSNTLMSFKDVFLVCFFLTIGLTGLPSWETAGTALVLLVFLPIKTLLFVLLLIRFRMRARGSTMGGLALGNYSEFGLIVVAIAIGAGWLAPEWLTVTALALSASLVIASSINIFATGIYVRMQHWLAGLETKERLPGDEDIDLGGHRILVFGMGRVGRSAYDEMQELADGRIMGIDLDEIQVAKSRDEGRNVVRGDATNPEFWSRLIAPHHKTEMVLLAMSNHNSNLEAAQRMRERGYTGPIVSTSLFPDQEAELLENGIDEVFNIYEEAGSGAATRMHELLKGVRQ, from the coding sequence GTGGAATCCCTCAGCATCCCGATCGATTACCGAGACCCGGCCTGGATCGCAGTCGCGTTTCTCTCCGGCCTCTTGGTCCGGCAGATCAACCTGCCCCCGATGGTCGGCTTTCTCATGGCCGGGTTCGTCCTGCATCTTCTCGGAGCCGAGAACGATGCGTTCCTGCTGGCGGTTGCCGATACCGGCGTCCTCCTGCTGCTTTTCACCATCGGACTTAAACTGAGGTTGGAAAGTCTTGCCCGCCCCGAGATTTGGGCGACGACCGGTCTTCACATGGCCTCGTCCGTCGCGCTGTTGGTCTGCTCCGTGCTGGCCCTCGGCTGGGCGGGGCTGCTTCTGTTCGACGATGTGGACTTCAGCAGCGCCCTGATCCTCGCCTTCGCGCTGTCCTTTTCGAGTACCGTTTTTGCCGTGAAGATGCTGGAGGACCGGGGCACCATGATGTCCCGCTACGGCCAGGTCGCCATCGGCATCCTGATCATGCAGGACATCGCCGCCGTGATCTTCCTGGCCGCATCCGCCGGCAAGCTTCCTTCGATATGGGCGCTCGGACTGCTCGCGCTGATCCCGGCGCGGCATCTGCTCGGCCACTTGATGGACCGGAGCGGGCATGGCGAGCTGCTGGCCGTTTTCGGCTTCGCCATCGCCCTCTCGGGAGCGGCGCTCTTCGATCTGGTCGGCCTGAAAGAGGATCTCGGTGCCCTGGTGGCCGGCGTCCTTCTGGCGCACCACCCGAAGGCCAAACATCTCTCGAACACCCTCATGAGCTTCAAGGATGTATTCCTTGTCTGCTTCTTCCTGACCATCGGATTGACCGGACTGCCAAGCTGGGAAACCGCGGGAACGGCCCTCGTCCTGCTGGTCTTCCTCCCGATCAAGACCCTTCTTTTCGTTTTGCTCCTTATCCGGTTCCGAATGAGAGCGCGCGGGTCCACCATGGGCGGACTGGCGCTCGGCAATTACTCCGAGTTCGGCCTGATCGTCGTCGCCATTGCCATCGGCGCCGGCTGGCTCGCCCCCGAATGGCTGACGGTAACGGCCCTTGCCCTGTCCGCCTCTCTCGTCATCGCCTCGTCGATCAATATCTTCGCAACCGGAATCTATGTCCGGATGCAGCATTGGCTCGCCGGTCTGGAGACCAAAGAACGCCTGCCCGGAGACGAGGACATCGATCTTGGGGGGCATCGCATCCTCGTGTTCGGAATGGGCCGTGTCGGACGATCCGCCTATGACGAGATGCAGGAACTGGCCGACGGGCGGATCATGGGGATCGACCTCGACGAGATCCAGGTCGCCAAGAGCCGCGACGAGGGTCGCAATGTCGTCCGGGGGGATGCGACAAATCCGGAATTCTGGTCGCGCCTCATCGCGCCGCACCACAAGACCGAGATGGTTCTGCTTGCGATGTCGAACCACAACTCGAACCTGGAGGCGGCACAGCGCATGCGGGAGCGCGGCTATACGGGGCCGATCGTCTCGACGTCCCTATTCCCTGACCAGGAAGCGGAGCTGTTGGAAAACGGCATCGATGAGGTCTTCAACATTTACGAGGAAGCCGGAAGCGGCGCCGCAACGCGCATGCACGAGCTGTTGAAAGGCGTGCGACAGTAA
- a CDS encoding dienelactone hydrolase family protein, producing MGEFIQLTASDGHKFDAYLAQPKGKARGGVVIVQEIFGINAHIRSVADDYASEGYLAVAPALFDRIEPKIELGYEAEDIEKGRDYKGRCADDAALLDIAAAQGTAAAAGKVGVVGYCWGGYLAWLATTRLDGFDAGASYYGGGIGSVATEKPKCPVIFHFGEQDHAIPMEDVNKVKAAHPELTVNLYPAGHGFNCDHRGSYDATSAKIARERTLELFADKIG from the coding sequence ATGGGCGAATTCATCCAGCTGACGGCGTCCGACGGGCATAAGTTCGACGCCTATCTCGCACAGCCGAAAGGCAAGGCGCGGGGCGGTGTCGTGATCGTGCAGGAGATTTTCGGTATCAACGCGCATATCCGCAGCGTAGCCGACGATTACGCCTCGGAAGGCTATCTCGCGGTCGCGCCGGCGCTGTTCGACCGGATCGAACCGAAGATCGAACTCGGCTACGAGGCCGAGGACATCGAGAAAGGCCGGGACTACAAGGGCCGCTGCGCAGATGACGCGGCGCTGCTCGATATCGCCGCGGCACAGGGCACGGCGGCGGCGGCCGGCAAGGTCGGTGTGGTCGGCTACTGCTGGGGAGGTTATCTCGCCTGGCTCGCGACGACCCGCCTCGACGGTTTCGATGCCGGCGCGAGCTACTACGGCGGCGGGATCGGCTCGGTCGCGACCGAGAAGCCCAAATGCCCGGTGATCTTCCATTTCGGCGAGCAGGACCACGCGATCCCGATGGAGGACGTGAACAAGGTCAAGGCCGCGCATCCGGAACTGACGGTCAACCTCTACCCCGCCGGTCACGGCTTCAACTGCGACCATCGCGGCAGCTATGACGCCACCAGCGCCAAGATTGCCCGCGAGCGCACTCTGGAACTCTTCGCCGACAAGATCGGCTGA
- a CDS encoding AAA family ATPase: MSTTLHLFCGKIAAGKSTLAKRLAHQSGALLISEDDWISGLFGPEMESFDDYIRCSARLRATLSPHLVALLKAGNSIALDFPANTRTLRSWMRGIAEEAGVSALLHYLDLPDVACKKRLCERNASGAHAFSPSEAEFDLISGYFEAPETGEGLPVLVHGGP; this comes from the coding sequence ATGTCCACCACACTGCACCTGTTCTGCGGCAAGATCGCCGCCGGTAAATCCACGCTCGCCAAACGTCTCGCCCATCAGTCCGGCGCTCTCCTGATCTCGGAGGATGACTGGATAAGCGGTCTCTTCGGCCCCGAGATGGAGAGCTTCGACGATTATATCCGCTGCTCCGCGCGCCTGCGCGCGACGCTCTCGCCGCATCTGGTCGCGCTACTGAAGGCGGGCAATTCCATCGCACTCGATTTTCCCGCGAACACGCGGACGCTGCGCAGCTGGATGCGCGGCATTGCGGAGGAGGCGGGCGTTTCTGCCTTGCTCCACTATCTCGACCTGCCGGACGTGGCCTGCAAAAAGCGGCTATGCGAACGCAATGCGTCCGGCGCGCACGCTTTCTCGCCGAGCGAAGCGGAGTTCGACCTGATCTCGGGGTATTTCGAGGCGCCGGAGACGGGGGAGGGCTTGCCCGTCCTCGTCCATGGCGGGCCGTGA
- the ychF gene encoding redox-regulated ATPase YchF → MGFKCGIVGLPNVGKSTLFNALTQTAAAEAANYPFCTIEPNTGRVAVPDPRLDKLAELAGSKQILPTQLEFVDIAGLVRGASKGEGLGNQFLANIREVDAIVHVLRCFESDDITHVEGSVDPLRDAETIDTELMLSDLDSLERRVAPLEKKAKSGDKDAKTQVAIMTRILDALRDGKPGRSIKDWSPEEKKIVDTLQLLTTKPVLYVCNVEEENSAEGNGNSAKVFKMAEAEGAVAVVISAAIEAEIAQLGSAEEKKEFLETLGLEETGLARVIRAGYSLLDLLTFFTVGPKEARAWTVGRGAKAPNAAGVIHTDFERGFIRAETISYDDFVACGGESGAKEAGKMRVEGSEYLVKDGDVFHFRFNV, encoded by the coding sequence ATGGGCTTCAAGTGCGGCATCGTCGGTCTGCCAAATGTCGGCAAATCCACCCTTTTCAATGCCCTGACGCAGACGGCCGCGGCCGAAGCGGCGAACTATCCCTTCTGCACCATCGAGCCTAATACCGGCCGCGTCGCCGTGCCGGATCCCCGCCTCGACAAGCTCGCCGAGCTCGCCGGCTCGAAGCAGATCCTGCCGACACAGCTTGAGTTCGTCGACATCGCCGGTCTGGTCCGTGGCGCCAGCAAGGGCGAAGGCCTCGGCAACCAGTTCCTCGCCAACATCCGCGAGGTCGATGCTATCGTGCACGTCCTGCGCTGCTTCGAGTCCGATGACATCACCCATGTCGAGGGCTCGGTCGATCCGCTGCGCGATGCCGAGACCATCGACACCGAGCTGATGCTCTCGGACCTCGATAGCCTGGAGCGCCGGGTCGCGCCGCTGGAGAAGAAAGCGAAGTCCGGCGACAAGGACGCGAAGACCCAGGTCGCGATCATGACCCGGATCCTCGACGCGCTCCGCGACGGCAAGCCGGGCCGCTCCATCAAGGACTGGAGCCCGGAAGAAAAGAAGATCGTCGACACGCTGCAGCTCCTGACCACCAAGCCGGTGCTCTATGTCTGCAACGTCGAGGAAGAGAACTCCGCCGAGGGCAACGGGAATTCCGCCAAGGTCTTCAAGATGGCGGAAGCCGAAGGCGCCGTCGCGGTCGTCATTTCCGCCGCCATCGAAGCCGAGATCGCGCAGCTCGGCAGCGCAGAGGAAAAGAAAGAATTCCTGGAGACCCTCGGCCTCGAGGAAACCGGCCTCGCCCGCGTGATCCGCGCCGGCTACAGCCTGCTCGACCTGCTCACCTTCTTCACCGTCGGCCCGAAGGAGGCCCGCGCCTGGACCGTTGGTCGCGGCGCCAAGGCGCCGAACGCGGCGGGCGTGATCCATACCGATTTCGAACGCGGCTTCATTCGCGCCGAGACCATCTCCTACGACGATTTCGTCGCCTGCGGCGGTGAGAGCGGTGCTAAGGAAGCTGGCAAGATGCGGGTCGAGGGTTCGGAATACCTGGTGAAAGACGGCGACGTCTTCCACTTCCGCTTCAACGTCTGA
- the pth gene encoding aminoacyl-tRNA hydrolase translates to MFLFVGLGNPGPKYELTRHNIGFLVADEIASSYGFGPFRARFQALTADGTVGGEKVLLMKPTTFMNESGRAVGEAVRFFKIPLENIIVFYDEIDLAPGKIRVKRGGGAGGHNGIRSIDAHVGKEYWRVRLGVGHPGDKNRVKDYVLNDFAKAEREGWLSKLIPAVADEADLLVKGEDGSFMSRVSQAVFPQRPKPPKPKNLPKAEEAGGTEDNSQDR, encoded by the coding sequence ATGTTTCTGTTCGTTGGCCTAGGCAATCCCGGGCCGAAATACGAGCTGACGCGCCATAATATCGGGTTCCTCGTCGCCGACGAGATCGCCTCGAGCTACGGTTTCGGCCCCTTCCGCGCCCGTTTCCAGGCCCTCACCGCCGACGGCACCGTCGGTGGTGAGAAGGTCCTGCTGATGAAACCGACCACCTTCATGAACGAGTCCGGCCGCGCGGTCGGCGAGGCGGTCCGTTTCTTCAAGATCCCGCTCGAAAACATCATCGTCTTCTATGACGAGATCGACCTTGCCCCCGGCAAGATCCGTGTGAAGCGCGGCGGTGGCGCTGGCGGTCACAACGGCATCCGCAGCATCGATGCGCATGTCGGCAAGGAGTACTGGCGGGTCCGCCTCGGGGTCGGCCATCCGGGCGACAAGAACCGGGTGAAGGACTACGTGTTGAACGATTTCGCGAAGGCGGAACGCGAGGGCTGGCTGTCGAAGCTGATCCCGGCGGTCGCCGACGAGGCGGATTTGCTGGTCAAGGGTGAGGACGGCAGCTTCATGAGCCGGGTCAGCCAGGCCGTGTTCCCGCAGCGGCCGAAGCCGCCGAAACCGAAAAACCTGCCCAAGGCCGAGGAGGCCGGCGGCACAGAAGACAACAGTCAGGATCGTTAG
- a CDS encoding 50S ribosomal protein L25/general stress protein Ctc, whose protein sequence is MSDVIELSAQTRDRVGKGSARAARRAGLVPAVIYGDKKDPVSITLEERVLVKQLHQAGFFSTLIDLDIEGKKHRVLARDVQLHPVSDRPEHVDFLRISATSTIHVEVPVEFTNEEKCPGLKAGGVLNVVRHEVEVSCRPDQMPHSLIINLEGYKVGDSIHISAVDMPEGVAPTITDRDFTVATIAAPSALRGKSEDEADEADEAEEAEEDEE, encoded by the coding sequence ATGTCTGACGTGATCGAACTGAGCGCCCAGACGCGTGACCGGGTCGGTAAGGGGTCCGCCCGCGCTGCCCGTCGTGCGGGGCTCGTCCCGGCCGTTATCTACGGCGACAAGAAAGACCCGGTTTCCATTACCCTGGAAGAGCGGGTGCTGGTGAAGCAGCTGCATCAGGCCGGCTTCTTCTCGACCCTGATCGACCTCGATATCGAGGGCAAGAAGCATCGCGTGCTCGCGCGCGACGTGCAGCTCCACCCGGTCTCCGACCGTCCGGAGCATGTCGACTTCCTGCGGATCAGCGCAACCTCGACGATCCACGTCGAAGTGCCGGTCGAGTTCACCAACGAAGAGAAATGCCCGGGCCTCAAGGCCGGCGGCGTTCTCAACGTCGTGCGCCACGAAGTCGAGGTGAGCTGCCGTCCGGACCAGATGCCGCACTCGCTCATCATCAACCTCGAAGGCTACAAGGTCGGCGACAGCATCCATATCAGCGCCGTCGACATGCCGGAAGGCGTCGCCCCGACCATCACCGATCGTGACTTCACCGTCGCCACCATCGCCGCTCCGTCGGCGCTCCGCGGCAAGTCCGAAGATGAAGCGGACGAGGCGGACGAAGCCGAAGAGGCTGAGGAAGACGAAGAGTAA
- a CDS encoding ribose-phosphate pyrophosphokinase, whose amino-acid sequence MKILACNSNRPLAETIAAYLNMPLTKADVRRFSDMEVFVEIQENVRGEDVFVIQPTSYPANDNLMELLVTLDALKRASARRITAVIPYYGYARQDRKSGSRTPISAKLVANLITVAGADRVLTIDLHAGQIQGFFDIPTDNLFAAPVFHKDITDRYGDEQITIVSPDVGGVVRARALAKPLNADLAIIDKRRERAGVSEVMNIIGDVKDKRCILVDDIVDSGGTLCNAAEALIESGAVSVDAYITHGVLSGGAVARITSSPLQSLVTTDSIATTEAVRVARNIRQISVAPLLGESIRRIAEERSVSSLFNF is encoded by the coding sequence ATGAAGATCTTGGCCTGCAACAGCAACAGGCCGCTGGCGGAAACCATCGCCGCCTACCTGAACATGCCGTTGACGAAAGCCGATGTCCGGCGCTTCTCCGACATGGAAGTGTTCGTCGAGATCCAGGAAAACGTACGCGGCGAGGATGTCTTCGTCATCCAGCCGACCTCCTATCCGGCAAACGACAACCTCATGGAACTGCTGGTGACGCTCGATGCGCTGAAACGCGCGTCCGCACGGCGCATCACGGCGGTCATTCCCTATTACGGCTATGCCCGCCAGGATCGGAAGTCCGGCTCCCGCACGCCGATCTCCGCCAAACTTGTCGCGAACCTGATCACCGTCGCGGGCGCGGACCGGGTCCTGACCATCGATCTGCATGCGGGTCAGATCCAGGGTTTCTTCGACATCCCGACCGACAACCTCTTCGCCGCACCGGTGTTCCACAAGGACATCACCGACCGCTATGGCGACGAGCAGATCACCATCGTCTCGCCGGATGTCGGCGGCGTCGTGCGGGCCCGCGCGCTCGCCAAGCCGCTGAATGCAGATCTCGCCATCATCGACAAGCGGCGCGAGCGCGCCGGCGTGTCCGAAGTGATGAACATCATCGGCGACGTGAAGGACAAGCGCTGCATCCTGGTCGACGACATCGTCGACAGCGGCGGCACGCTCTGCAACGCCGCCGAGGCCCTGATCGAGTCCGGTGCGGTCTCCGTCGACGCCTACATCACCCATGGCGTGCTCTCCGGCGGTGCCGTTGCGCGCATCACCTCCTCGCCGCTGCAGTCGCTGGTCACCACCGACAGCATCGCGACGACGGAAGCCGTCCGCGTTGCCCGGAATATCCGGCAGATTTCCGTCGCCCCGCTGCTCGGCGAGTCGATCCGGCGTATCGCCGAGGAACGCTCGGTTTCCAGCCTCTTCAATTTCTGA
- a CDS encoding M24 family metallopeptidase codes for MLHFTEEELAGRRARAISLMEERGLDGLLMFRQESMFYLTGYDTFGFCFFQCLYLGTDGRLALITRAPDLRQAQNTSMVGDIRIWVDRDGATPASELKAMLSEFGCAGKTLGIEYEAYGLTARNGMAVNAELEGFCTLRDESELVSELRVVKSPAELAYVRRAAELADDALLAAHELTAPGAFEGDILAAMQGAVFKGGGDYPGNEFIIGSGSDALLCRYFTGRRTLAPQDQLTLEFAGAYRHYHACMMRTIPVGPVRDEHIDMHSACVEALEACRDALRPGGTVGSVFDAHAAVMDRRGYRHARMNACGYSLGAVFAPIWMDYPMFYHANPVVIRSGMVFFAHMILMDSEKDLAMNVGETFIVTDDGNERLSKLPLDLVCR; via the coding sequence GTGCTGCATTTCACCGAGGAAGAACTCGCGGGCCGCCGCGCGCGCGCCATCTCGCTCATGGAAGAGCGTGGCCTCGACGGGCTGCTGATGTTCCGTCAAGAAAGCATGTTCTACCTGACCGGCTACGACACTTTCGGTTTCTGTTTCTTCCAATGCCTCTATCTCGGCACCGACGGGCGGCTCGCGCTGATCACCCGGGCGCCGGATCTGAGGCAGGCCCAGAACACCAGCATGGTCGGTGACATCCGGATCTGGGTGGACCGCGACGGCGCAACGCCGGCGAGCGAGCTCAAGGCGATGCTGAGCGAGTTCGGCTGCGCCGGAAAAACCCTCGGGATCGAGTACGAGGCCTATGGCCTGACGGCCCGCAACGGCATGGCAGTCAATGCCGAGCTGGAAGGATTCTGCACGCTGAGGGACGAGTCCGAACTGGTCTCGGAACTTCGGGTCGTCAAATCACCGGCGGAACTCGCCTATGTACGCCGGGCCGCGGAGCTGGCGGACGACGCCCTCTTGGCGGCGCACGAGCTGACCGCGCCGGGCGCCTTCGAGGGCGACATTCTCGCCGCCATGCAGGGCGCCGTCTTCAAGGGCGGCGGCGACTATCCGGGTAACGAGTTCATCATCGGATCCGGCTCGGACGCCCTGCTCTGCCGCTATTTCACCGGACGGCGGACACTGGCACCCCAGGATCAACTCACACTGGAGTTCGCCGGGGCCTACCGGCACTACCATGCCTGCATGATGCGGACGATCCCGGTCGGACCGGTGAGGGACGAGCATATCGACATGCACTCCGCCTGCGTCGAAGCGCTGGAGGCCTGCCGCGACGCGCTCCGTCCCGGCGGGACCGTCGGCTCGGTGTTCGACGCCCACGCGGCGGTGATGGACCGGCGCGGCTACCGCCACGCCCGCATGAATGCCTGCGGCTACTCGCTGGGTGCGGTCTTCGCGCCGATCTGGATGGACTACCCGATGTTCTACCATGCGAATCCGGTAGTGATCCGGTCGGGCATGGTGTTCTTCGCGCATATGATCCTGATGGACAGCGAGAAGGACCTTGCGATGAATGTCGGCGAGACCTTTATTGTGACCGATGACGGCAACGAGCGGCTCTCCAAACTCCCGCTCGATCTGGTTTGCCGATAA
- the pgeF gene encoding peptidoglycan editing factor PgeF translates to MIQLDELNTDKIRHAFYTRRGGVSQGIYRSLNCGFGSGDQRKSVAANRARTMAALDCEPEILVTCNQIHSSIVHVLDSDERPAEPPRADGLVTIRKNVALGVLTADCAPVLFSDPADGIIGACHAGWRGALNGIIEATVDAMIELGARPDNIQAAVGPCIGRASYEVGPEFPQPFLEQDRNNAEFFSPGEREGHFQFDLSNYCASRLSRLRLGEIYRLDCDTCRDEPNFFSYRRSRLREEPDYGRQLSTIVIAE, encoded by the coding sequence GTGATCCAGCTTGACGAGTTGAATACGGACAAGATCCGCCATGCCTTCTATACGAGGCGCGGCGGCGTCAGCCAGGGCATATACCGTTCGCTGAATTGCGGATTCGGCTCGGGAGACCAGCGCAAATCCGTCGCGGCGAATCGCGCCCGCACGATGGCCGCCCTCGACTGCGAGCCGGAAATTCTCGTCACCTGCAACCAGATACATTCCAGCATCGTACACGTGCTCGACAGCGACGAGCGGCCTGCGGAGCCGCCGCGTGCCGACGGCCTGGTGACAATCCGCAAGAACGTCGCGCTCGGTGTTCTGACCGCCGATTGCGCTCCGGTCCTGTTCTCCGATCCGGCGGACGGGATCATCGGCGCCTGCCACGCCGGCTGGCGCGGCGCGCTGAACGGCATTATCGAAGCGACGGTGGATGCGATGATCGAGCTCGGCGCCAGGCCGGACAACATTCAGGCCGCGGTCGGCCCCTGCATCGGCCGGGCGTCCTACGAGGTTGGCCCCGAATTCCCGCAGCCTTTCCTCGAGCAGGACCGCAACAACGCCGAATTCTTCTCGCCCGGCGAGCGCGAGGGACATTTCCAGTTCGACCTTTCGAATTACTGCGCCTCACGCCTGTCGCGGCTAAGGCTGGGCGAGATCTACCGACTCGACTGCGATACCTGCCGCGACGAGCCGAACTTCTTCAGCTACCGGCGCTCCCGTCTTCGCGAGGAGCCGGATTACGGGCGCCAGCTCTCCACCATCGTCATCGCGGAGTAG